One genomic window of Mercenaria mercenaria strain notata chromosome 2, MADL_Memer_1, whole genome shotgun sequence includes the following:
- the LOC128548911 gene encoding uncharacterized protein LOC128548911, whose translation MVSASQIVELQYELQNIVVNQMKQQQKLIEMNERKEHMKSSVKLPKLDLLPYGGDKLKWLEFWDSFECTIHKNKMLSNVEKFTYLRNKLYGEAKRAIMGIALTEENYDVAIEILKDRFGNIQEVIDLHYNQMINLYPASNKTESLRILLDKVEKHLRSLEVLHQNINQDVFVSMIRSKLPQHVLLQLEIQKGTVDKWTVSILRDKLRCYVTAREKAEKKIINIRFK comes from the coding sequence ATGGTAAGTGCAAGCCAAATTGTAGAATTACAATATGAATTACAAAATATTGTTgttaatcaaatgaaacaacaacaaaagctaATAGAAATGAACGAGAGAAAAGAACACATGAAATCATCAGTAAAATTACCCAAACTAGACTTACTACCTTACGGTGGAGATAAACTTAAGTGGTTGGAGTTTTGGGATTCATTTGAGTGTACAAtccataaaaataaaatgctctcAAACGTCGAGAAGTTTACATATCTAAGGAATAAGTTGTACGGGGAAGCAAAACGGGCCATAATGGGTATTGCCCTTACTGAAGAAAATTATGATGTGGCAATCGAAATTCTGAAAGATCGTTTTGGAAATATACAAGAAGTGATTGACTTGCACTATAACCAGATGATAAATTTGTATCCAGCAAGCAACAAAACAGAAAGTTTGAGAATACTTTTGGACAAAGTCGAAAAACATCTTAGAAGTCTAGAAGTGCTTCATCAAAATATCAATCAGGACGTATTTGTTTCAATGATACGTTCAAAACTTCCTCAACATGTGTTGCTTCAACTAGAAATTCAAAAAGGAACAGTGGATAAGTGGACTGTCTCAATCCTTAGAGACAAACTCAGATGTTATGTAACAGCTCGTgagaaagcagaaaaaaaaatcatcaatatCAGATTCAAGTAG